A single Corynebacterium resistens DSM 45100 DNA region contains:
- a CDS encoding DNA polymerase: MRELFIDIETFSPVNLANSGVYPYADHDGFELLLFGYSIDGGPVEVVDLANGHQLPEKVLSALVDPLVVKWAFNATFERICLSSWLARQYPELMAGRRFLNPAQWRCTMVWSAYLGLPMSLDQVATVLHLPVRKDSAGKKLIRQFCTPGTPSVFNLGGMRNPPASDPDGWEQFISYNRRDVEVELAIHDRLADFPLPASEWDTYALDQNVNDTGIRLDRVLVDHAVACDRQHRATTLARAQELTGLENPNSPIQLKDWLAAHGAPLQSLTKDEVAAALDTATGQVREVLLLRGELAKSSVKKYEAMQHVTGRDGRGRGFLQFYGAGRTGRFAGRLVQVQNLPRNYLPDLAEARSLVRTGNYDAVELLYDSVPDTLSQLIRTAFIPADGHRFVVADFSAIEARVIAWLAGEATTLEAFRDGKDLYCETASRMFGVPVDKHGANAELRQKGKIAVLACGYQGGVGALKAMGALRMGLAESELQPLVDAWRAANPNVVQLWADINAAAIEAISTRLPTSVGALTFTVESGIMFIRLPSGRRLAYVKPKLGENRFGGTAITHEGITTGRKWGQLETYGGKLTENIVQAVARDLLTFGMHQVDRAGHRIVMHVHDEIVVETATATVDEICKLMAITPDWAAGLPLAADGYACDFYMKD; the protein is encoded by the coding sequence ATGCGTGAACTCTTCATTGACATCGAGACCTTCTCACCGGTGAACCTGGCGAATTCCGGGGTGTACCCCTACGCCGACCACGACGGCTTCGAGCTCCTGCTGTTCGGTTACTCGATCGACGGCGGCCCGGTCGAGGTCGTCGATCTCGCCAACGGACACCAGCTGCCCGAGAAGGTGCTGTCCGCACTGGTTGACCCGCTCGTAGTGAAGTGGGCGTTCAACGCCACGTTCGAGCGCATCTGCCTTTCAAGCTGGCTCGCCCGACAGTACCCGGAGCTCATGGCGGGCCGCAGATTTCTCAATCCTGCGCAGTGGCGCTGCACCATGGTCTGGAGCGCATACCTCGGCCTGCCGATGAGCCTGGACCAGGTCGCCACCGTCCTTCACCTGCCGGTACGCAAAGACAGTGCAGGTAAGAAACTCATCCGCCAGTTCTGCACCCCGGGCACACCCAGCGTCTTCAACCTGGGCGGGATGCGCAACCCGCCTGCGTCCGACCCGGACGGGTGGGAGCAGTTCATCTCCTACAACCGGCGCGACGTCGAGGTGGAGCTCGCGATCCACGACAGGCTGGCTGACTTCCCGCTCCCAGCGTCCGAGTGGGACACCTACGCCCTCGACCAGAACGTCAACGACACCGGCATCCGGCTCGACCGGGTACTCGTGGATCACGCGGTGGCATGCGACCGGCAGCACCGCGCCACCACGCTTGCCCGGGCACAAGAGCTCACGGGACTGGAGAATCCGAACTCACCGATCCAGCTCAAGGACTGGCTCGCCGCTCACGGCGCGCCCTTGCAGTCACTGACGAAAGACGAAGTCGCCGCCGCGCTCGACACCGCTACCGGCCAGGTGCGTGAGGTCCTCTTGCTGCGCGGTGAGCTTGCGAAGTCGTCGGTGAAGAAGTACGAGGCGATGCAGCACGTGACAGGTCGTGATGGGCGCGGACGAGGGTTCCTCCAGTTCTACGGGGCAGGACGCACCGGACGTTTCGCTGGCCGCCTCGTCCAAGTCCAAAACCTGCCCCGCAACTACCTACCAGACCTGGCCGAGGCCAGAAGCCTCGTGAGGACCGGAAACTATGATGCGGTCGAGCTGCTCTACGACTCCGTACCCGACACCCTCTCGCAGCTCATCCGCACGGCGTTCATCCCCGCCGACGGGCACCGGTTCGTGGTGGCCGACTTCTCCGCGATCGAGGCGCGGGTCATCGCGTGGCTTGCAGGCGAGGCCACCACGCTTGAGGCCTTCCGTGACGGGAAGGATTTGTACTGCGAGACCGCGAGCCGCATGTTCGGGGTCCCCGTCGACAAGCACGGAGCCAACGCCGAGCTGCGTCAGAAGGGCAAGATCGCAGTGCTCGCCTGTGGCTATCAAGGCGGCGTCGGTGCCCTGAAAGCCATGGGGGCGCTGCGGATGGGGCTCGCCGAGTCCGAGCTCCAGCCGCTGGTCGACGCGTGGCGGGCAGCCAACCCGAACGTCGTGCAGCTGTGGGCCGACATCAACGCCGCCGCCATCGAGGCCATCTCTACCCGCCTGCCGACCAGTGTTGGTGCGCTGACCTTCACCGTGGAATCCGGGATCATGTTCATCCGCCTGCCCTCCGGACGCCGCCTGGCCTACGTCAAACCCAAGCTGGGTGAGAACAGGTTCGGTGGCACTGCCATCACGCACGAGGGCATCACGACGGGTCGAAAGTGGGGCCAGTTGGAAACCTACGGTGGGAAACTCACCGAGAACATCGTCCAAGCCGTCGCCCGAGACCTGCTCACTTTCGGCATGCACCAGGTCGATCGCGCTGGGCACAGGATCGTCATGCACGTCCACGACGAGATCGTGGTGGAGACCGCCACGGCCACCGTGGACGAGATCTGCAAACTGATGGCCATTACGCCTGACTGGGCAGCGGGGTTGCCGCTAGCGGCAGACGGGTACGCGTGTGATTTCTACATGAAGGACTGA
- a CDS encoding TIGR02391 family protein, with the protein MQSDSFSQRSTIRSIANVLASTDLPGLSGSQIDELLLDIGAPPRVAGSKREGLFGALTEGMSAAQAGQLTREFITTAMSPARHTTDRQRWNDLRRLLNKVLATEGWHIDDAGELTQLAEAARTFDDIERLTSSLVEELQRRGTHERLMEYCSQELIAESLFHAISEAAKSIPDRIRILTSLTDDGQELFDAALGTNNSAPKLVINSFSTESEKSEHKGSKNLLIGIHGHYRNPRAHKTRLGSEEGKHDFLDAFSLFSYVHRRLDSAQQYQSFM; encoded by the coding sequence ATGCAGTCCGATTCTTTCTCCCAACGCTCGACTATCCGCAGTATTGCGAATGTCCTGGCAAGTACCGATTTGCCGGGCCTAAGCGGAAGCCAAATCGACGAGCTTCTCCTCGACATTGGTGCGCCACCGCGTGTTGCCGGGAGTAAGCGAGAAGGACTGTTTGGCGCGCTTACGGAAGGAATGTCCGCAGCGCAAGCAGGTCAACTCACTCGTGAGTTCATAACGACTGCGATGAGCCCGGCACGGCATACCACCGATCGTCAGCGTTGGAATGATTTGCGCCGCTTGCTCAACAAGGTGCTGGCGACCGAAGGATGGCATATCGACGATGCTGGCGAGTTGACCCAACTCGCTGAGGCGGCACGCACATTCGATGATATCGAGCGTCTCACCAGCTCTCTCGTGGAGGAACTTCAGCGGCGCGGTACCCACGAACGCCTAATGGAGTATTGCAGCCAAGAACTGATCGCGGAGTCTCTGTTCCACGCGATATCCGAGGCAGCCAAGTCGATCCCTGACCGCATCCGCATCCTTACTAGCTTGACAGACGATGGTCAGGAGTTGTTCGACGCAGCTTTGGGAACAAACAATTCTGCCCCTAAGCTCGTGATTAATAGCTTTTCCACGGAGTCGGAAAAATCAGAGCACAAGGGTTCTAAGAACCTGCTTATAGGGATCCACGGGCACTATCGCAATCCCCGCGCTCACAAAACCCGACTAGGTAGTGAGGAAGGTAAACATGACTTCCTCGATGCCTTCAGCTTGTTCTCCTATGTCCATCGTCGCCTCGATTCCGCCCAGCAATATCAGTCCTTCATGTAG
- a CDS encoding phage antirepressor: MATRDLQVFTNDAFGTIRTVEHEDKVYFCGRDVVTALGYTNTSKAIQDHCRGVPFRYPIVDALGRTQEARFITEGDLYRLIFSSKLPAAQDFEAWVVDEVLPTIRRHGVYAIDELLDNDEFLERAIVQLRSERAKRLAAEQALLEAAPKVSYYDVVLQSDSLLTITEIAKDYGLSAKKLNLLLHDAGVQFRQSGRWFLYARFAEQGYTQSKTHEYDEGKTRTHMYWTQKGRLFVYDLLKNQFGLLPVIEQDGGAA; the protein is encoded by the coding sequence ATGGCTACGAGAGATCTTCAGGTATTCACCAACGATGCCTTTGGAACGATCCGAACTGTCGAGCATGAGGACAAGGTGTATTTCTGTGGCCGTGATGTGGTCACGGCGCTTGGATACACCAATACCAGCAAGGCGATTCAGGATCATTGCCGTGGGGTTCCGTTTCGTTACCCCATCGTCGATGCGCTCGGGCGCACTCAAGAAGCCAGGTTCATCACCGAAGGTGACCTGTACCGGCTCATCTTCTCCTCCAAGCTCCCCGCAGCCCAGGACTTCGAAGCCTGGGTTGTCGACGAGGTCCTCCCCACGATCCGCCGCCACGGCGTGTACGCCATCGACGAGCTGTTGGACAACGACGAGTTCCTCGAGCGTGCCATCGTCCAGCTTCGCTCCGAGCGAGCCAAGCGACTAGCGGCCGAGCAAGCCCTGCTCGAGGCCGCCCCGAAGGTCTCCTACTACGACGTGGTGCTGCAGTCGGATTCCCTGCTGACCATCACGGAGATCGCCAAGGACTATGGGCTGTCAGCGAAGAAGCTGAACTTGCTGCTGCACGACGCCGGGGTGCAGTTCAGGCAGTCCGGCCGCTGGTTCCTCTACGCCCGGTTCGCCGAGCAGGGCTACACGCAGTCCAAGACCCACGAATACGACGAGGGCAAGACCCGCACGCACATGTACTGGACCCAAAAGGGCCGTTTGTTCGTCTACGACTTGTTGAAGAACCAGTTCGGCCTGCTGCCGGTCATCGAACAGGACGGCGGTGCGGCATGA
- a CDS encoding DUF7768 domain-containing protein: MTTTALTTDLGFSPHNTEGYPDPTAFTALKNLQRAEYGYRPLVYICSPYSGDTENNVGLARALCAHAVAQNKIPLAPHLLFPQFMDDTDASDRELAMFFNRILLSKCEAIWVYTARVSAGMRAEIEWAHHLELPITYFDADFEEVTL, translated from the coding sequence ATGACGACGACTGCTCTCACCACCGACCTGGGTTTCTCGCCCCACAACACGGAGGGCTACCCAGATCCCACCGCGTTCACAGCGCTGAAGAATCTCCAGCGCGCCGAGTACGGCTACCGGCCCTTGGTCTACATCTGCTCGCCGTACTCCGGTGACACAGAGAACAACGTGGGGCTGGCTCGCGCGTTGTGTGCTCACGCGGTGGCCCAGAACAAAATCCCACTAGCCCCGCACCTGCTGTTCCCGCAGTTCATGGACGACACCGACGCGAGCGACCGCGAGCTGGCGATGTTTTTCAACCGAATTCTTTTGAGCAAGTGCGAGGCGATCTGGGTCTACACGGCCCGTGTCTCGGCAGGGATGCGCGCCGAGATCGAATGGGCCCACCACCTCGAGCTGCCGATCACCTATTTCGACGCCGACTTTGAGGAGGTCACCCTATGA
- a CDS encoding phage/plasmid primase, P4 family, translating into MKAMTMFTAQVASQQNNAHYPNPHIVTTAADLEAVTRLDHVVAEYVGGRRSAGSFVTSNCLVMDVDNSHTENQATWVTPESLTQRLPGVALMTATSRNHQKAKGAQSARPRFHVYFPINPVADADAYAGLKKQLAARFEFFDPNAIDAGRFIYGHDDPSVTVVEGERTIDAWLADAVDEDVFAQWDDATQSIEEGSRNATLSRFAGRLLIRLGTTDEARDLFDRKAARCNPPLPEAEVEAIWRSATRFAKTVENQPGYVPPEDFEASLDSVRPADYSDVGQAHALAKAYPDSLRYSEATDWLVYYDGVWYESAPAAQAVAQELTERQLAEAHELLEDAKDQLAATGAAMLLASMSKAKAQAMFNAAQQKAFAAFEDAKTYAAYALKRRESRGITNCLKEARPMLLTTPEQLDADPYLLNTPSGTYDLRHGAASRRDHDPADLVTKQTSLDPGTDGAHLWQEALEVFFQGDAELIAYVQRIVGLAAIGQVFVEALVIAYEDGRNGKSTFWNTIARVLGTYAGNMSADVLTIGGMRNVKPELAEAKGKRLIISAESEEGVRMSTSVVKQLASTDQIYAEKKYKAPFAFTPSHTLILYTNHLPRVGAMDAGIWRRLIVIPFEAKIEGASDIKNYADYLYTQAGGAILAWIMEGARLIHAEDYHLKAPARVVEASAAYREENNWFAQFLDANCDLDPGLSERAGDLYQAYRAWAMSTSGWARPMVDFNATVEHHGFTRKRTMHGMFVHGLALKNEFDN; encoded by the coding sequence ATGAAGGCGATGACGATGTTCACCGCGCAGGTGGCAAGCCAGCAAAATAACGCCCACTACCCGAACCCGCACATCGTGACCACGGCAGCCGACCTGGAGGCGGTTACGCGGTTGGATCATGTGGTTGCCGAGTACGTGGGTGGCAGGCGCTCGGCTGGCAGTTTCGTGACCTCGAACTGCCTGGTCATGGACGTCGACAACTCCCACACCGAGAACCAGGCCACATGGGTCACCCCGGAGTCGCTGACGCAGCGGCTGCCGGGTGTGGCGTTGATGACCGCCACCAGCAGGAACCACCAAAAGGCGAAAGGTGCCCAGTCGGCAAGACCCCGCTTCCACGTCTACTTCCCAATTAACCCCGTGGCTGATGCTGACGCCTATGCGGGGCTGAAAAAGCAGCTCGCCGCCCGGTTTGAGTTCTTCGACCCTAACGCGATCGACGCAGGCCGGTTCATCTACGGCCATGATGATCCGAGTGTCACCGTGGTCGAGGGTGAACGCACCATCGACGCCTGGCTTGCCGACGCGGTCGATGAGGACGTGTTCGCCCAGTGGGATGACGCCACCCAGTCCATCGAGGAAGGCTCCCGGAATGCGACGTTGTCGAGGTTTGCTGGCAGGCTGCTGATTCGCCTCGGCACGACTGATGAGGCGCGCGACTTGTTTGACCGTAAGGCCGCCCGCTGCAACCCGCCGCTGCCCGAGGCGGAGGTGGAGGCGATCTGGCGGTCGGCCACCCGGTTCGCCAAGACGGTCGAGAACCAGCCCGGGTATGTGCCACCAGAGGATTTTGAGGCGAGCCTGGATTCTGTACGACCCGCCGATTACAGCGACGTCGGCCAAGCCCACGCCCTAGCCAAGGCGTACCCGGACTCGCTGCGCTACTCGGAGGCCACCGACTGGCTCGTCTATTACGACGGTGTCTGGTACGAATCCGCTCCCGCAGCCCAAGCCGTCGCCCAGGAGCTCACCGAACGCCAACTGGCCGAGGCCCACGAGCTGCTCGAAGACGCCAAAGACCAGCTCGCCGCCACGGGGGCTGCCATGTTGTTGGCGTCGATGTCGAAGGCGAAAGCCCAGGCCATGTTCAACGCCGCCCAGCAGAAGGCGTTCGCCGCGTTCGAGGACGCGAAAACCTATGCGGCCTACGCTCTCAAACGCCGCGAATCGCGCGGGATCACCAACTGCCTGAAAGAAGCCCGCCCCATGCTGCTGACCACCCCTGAGCAGCTGGATGCAGACCCGTATCTGCTCAACACCCCATCAGGTACCTACGATCTGCGCCACGGAGCCGCATCGCGCCGCGATCATGACCCGGCGGATCTGGTGACTAAGCAGACCAGCCTCGACCCTGGCACCGACGGGGCGCACCTGTGGCAGGAAGCCCTCGAGGTGTTCTTCCAGGGCGATGCTGAGCTCATCGCCTACGTGCAGCGCATCGTCGGTTTGGCTGCGATCGGGCAAGTGTTCGTCGAGGCCCTCGTTATCGCTTACGAGGATGGTCGTAACGGCAAATCGACGTTCTGGAACACGATCGCGAGGGTGCTGGGCACCTACGCGGGCAACATGAGTGCTGATGTGCTCACGATCGGTGGGATGCGCAACGTTAAACCGGAGCTGGCTGAGGCCAAAGGCAAACGCCTCATCATTTCCGCCGAGTCCGAAGAGGGCGTGCGCATGTCCACCTCCGTGGTCAAGCAGCTGGCCTCCACCGATCAGATCTACGCGGAGAAGAAGTACAAGGCACCGTTTGCCTTCACCCCATCGCACACCTTGATTCTCTACACGAACCATCTGCCCAGGGTGGGTGCGATGGATGCGGGCATCTGGCGCAGGCTCATCGTCATCCCCTTCGAGGCGAAGATCGAAGGCGCATCCGACATCAAGAACTATGCCGACTACCTCTACACGCAGGCAGGCGGGGCGATCCTGGCCTGGATTATGGAGGGCGCGCGCCTCATCCACGCCGAGGACTACCACCTCAAGGCTCCCGCCCGCGTGGTGGAGGCATCAGCGGCGTATCGGGAAGAGAACAACTGGTTCGCTCAGTTCCTTGACGCCAACTGCGACCTTGACCCGGGGCTGTCGGAACGGGCCGGGGATTTGTATCAGGCCTATCGGGCGTGGGCGATGTCGACCTCCGGGTGGGCGCGTCCCATGGTCGATTTCAACGCCACCGTCGAACACCACGGCTTCACACGTAAAAGGACGATGCACGGCATGTTCGTCCACGGTTTGGCCTTGAAGAACGAGTTCGACAACTAA
- a CDS encoding VRR-NUC domain-containing protein, whose protein sequence is MNEHAIEQHLKQAVEAIGGICWKFTSPGTAGVPDRICIHRGRVIFVELKAPGRLPRPIQRRRIQQLTDHGMDVVVVDSVEGTKEVADALRAA, encoded by the coding sequence ATGAACGAGCACGCAATCGAACAACACTTGAAGCAAGCCGTTGAGGCGATCGGCGGGATCTGCTGGAAATTCACCAGCCCCGGTACCGCAGGGGTTCCAGACCGCATCTGCATCCACCGTGGACGCGTCATCTTCGTCGAACTCAAAGCACCCGGACGCCTCCCACGCCCCATCCAACGCCGCCGCATCCAGCAACTCACAGACCACGGCATGGACGTAGTCGTCGTCGACAGCGTCGAAGGCACAAAGGAGGTGGCTGATGCGCTACGAGCCGCATGA
- a CDS encoding DEAD/DEAH box helicase gives MRYEPHDYQRQATQFVEDHPQAVILLGMGLGKTVITLTAIWNLLLDSFQARRVLIVAPLRVARDTWPAEATKWDHLAGLTIAVAVGSKSQRVDALAAEAMVTVINRENVPWLVKHLGNTWPFDMVVIDELSSFKNHRAQRFKALAAVRPRLTRIVGLTGTPAANGLMDLWAQFRLLDEGQRLGRFITHYRNRWFVPDRRNGQQIFTYKPAPGAEDEIYEAISDITLSMRTTDYLRLPELTVTTTLVDLEPKERKAYERLRDEMVLDLDGQVIDAANAAALSGKLLQLASGAIYDEDGNTVVVHDRKLDALEDLVEAANGQPLLVAYWFKHDRERITTRFPGARELTTSADITQWNAREVPLALIHPASAGHGLNLQQGGNLLVWFSLTWSLELYQQTNARLYRQGQDQPVTITHLAADHTLDEAVLAALDNKDMTQAALINAVADTLGKQAHS, from the coding sequence ATGCGCTACGAGCCGCATGACTACCAACGACAGGCCACCCAGTTTGTGGAAGACCACCCGCAGGCCGTGATCCTCCTCGGGATGGGCCTAGGCAAGACGGTGATCACCTTGACGGCCATCTGGAATCTGCTGCTGGACTCCTTCCAGGCCCGCCGGGTCCTCATCGTCGCACCCCTGCGGGTCGCCCGCGACACCTGGCCTGCCGAAGCTACCAAGTGGGACCACCTGGCAGGACTCACCATCGCGGTCGCCGTCGGGTCGAAATCCCAGCGGGTGGATGCGCTTGCCGCCGAGGCGATGGTGACCGTCATCAACCGAGAGAACGTGCCTTGGCTGGTGAAACATCTCGGCAACACGTGGCCGTTCGACATGGTCGTCATCGACGAGCTGAGCTCGTTTAAGAACCACCGGGCGCAGAGGTTCAAAGCACTCGCAGCCGTGCGGCCACGTCTCACCCGGATCGTGGGGCTGACCGGCACGCCAGCAGCCAACGGGCTGATGGACCTGTGGGCGCAGTTCCGTCTGCTGGATGAGGGCCAGCGCCTCGGCAGGTTCATCACCCACTACCGCAACCGCTGGTTCGTGCCCGATCGGCGAAACGGCCAGCAGATCTTCACCTACAAGCCCGCACCCGGTGCTGAGGACGAGATCTACGAGGCGATCAGCGACATCACCTTGTCGATGCGCACCACCGACTACCTGCGCCTGCCTGAGCTGACGGTCACCACGACGCTCGTCGACCTCGAACCGAAGGAGCGCAAAGCCTACGAGCGGTTGCGAGATGAGATGGTGCTCGACCTCGACGGGCAGGTCATCGACGCCGCGAACGCCGCAGCCCTGTCAGGCAAGCTGCTACAGCTGGCCTCCGGTGCGATCTACGACGAGGACGGCAACACCGTAGTGGTGCACGACCGCAAACTCGACGCGCTCGAAGACCTCGTGGAGGCCGCCAACGGGCAGCCGCTGCTCGTGGCCTACTGGTTCAAACACGACCGTGAGCGCATCACCACGCGGTTCCCCGGGGCCCGCGAGCTGACAACCAGCGCCGACATTACCCAGTGGAACGCCCGTGAGGTCCCGCTGGCACTGATCCACCCGGCCTCAGCCGGGCACGGGCTCAACCTCCAGCAAGGCGGCAACCTCCTGGTCTGGTTCTCCCTGACCTGGTCCCTGGAGCTCTACCAGCAGACCAACGCGAGGCTCTACCGCCAGGGACAAGACCAGCCGGTGACGATCACCCACCTGGCCGCAGACCACACCCTCGATGAGGCGGTACTGGCCGCGCTGGACAACAAAGACATGACACAGGCTGCGTTGATCAATGCGGTCGCCGACACTCTGGGAAAGCAGGCACACTCATGA
- a CDS encoding HNH endonuclease, producing the protein MPFKPKRPCSQPGCPELTGTRFCPAHAKEEDARYRNYQRDPKINRRYDHRWRKIRAAYVEAHPLCEDCLARGRYTPVAEVHHVIPLDHGGTHDESNLRSLCKPCHSRQSALDGDRWRQAPRVYSY; encoded by the coding sequence ATGCCTTTCAAACCCAAGCGCCCGTGCTCCCAGCCCGGCTGCCCCGAGCTGACCGGCACCCGGTTCTGCCCGGCCCACGCTAAGGAAGAGGACGCCCGTTACCGCAACTACCAGCGCGACCCGAAGATCAACCGACGCTACGACCACCGGTGGCGAAAGATCCGCGCGGCCTACGTCGAAGCCCACCCGTTGTGCGAGGACTGCCTGGCCCGTGGCCGGTACACGCCCGTGGCTGAGGTCCACCACGTGATCCCGCTCGACCACGGCGGCACCCACGACGAGTCGAACCTGCGCAGTCTGTGCAAGCCGTGCCACTCGCGCCAGTCCGCGCTCGATGGCGACCGGTGGCGGCAAGCCCCTCGGGTCTACAGCTACTAA
- a CDS encoding ClbS/DfsB family four-helix bundle protein: MARAKTKTELLTATTSQWDVLQSLIDSMRPEIESVGLFFGADFDRPEPHWGRDKNLRDVLAHLYAWQKMLFDFVDANQNGTARPFLPAPHTWRTTPSLNMEIWEHYQDTSLGDIQDMLGSSHSQIIELIESFTDEELFTKKYFPWTGTTSLGSYLVSAAPSHYDWAIKKLRTHQKANKASPKAPNQTP, translated from the coding sequence ATGGCCCGAGCGAAAACGAAAACGGAACTGCTGACAGCAACCACCTCCCAATGGGACGTGCTGCAATCATTGATTGACTCCATGCGGCCAGAGATAGAAAGCGTCGGCTTGTTTTTCGGCGCTGACTTCGACCGTCCTGAACCCCACTGGGGCAGGGACAAGAATCTGCGCGATGTCCTTGCCCATCTCTATGCGTGGCAAAAAATGCTGTTCGACTTCGTTGACGCCAATCAAAACGGGACTGCCCGGCCATTCCTGCCCGCACCTCACACGTGGCGGACCACGCCATCCCTAAACATGGAAATCTGGGAGCACTACCAAGACACGTCACTGGGCGACATACAGGACATGCTGGGCTCGAGCCATTCCCAGATCATCGAGCTCATCGAAAGCTTCACCGATGAGGAGCTGTTCACTAAAAAGTACTTCCCGTGGACAGGAACCACCTCGTTGGGCTCCTACCTGGTCTCAGCAGCACCCAGCCACTACGACTGGGCCATCAAGAAACTGCGCACCCACCAGAAAGCCAACAAGGCAAGCCCGAAAGCCCCAAACCAGACACCGTAA
- a CDS encoding IS5 family transposase (programmed frameshift), with the protein MSRGVITDEVWELNGDVFPAVNTRGRPPVGRRTVVEATAWRFRTGSAWRDLPERFGNWNTIYKNFRRWATEGVWEDLLTHVQRRASLAGEVDWVVSVDSSIARVHQHGATLPRGAQGAPSNYKRSGPEPCDHAIGRSRGGLTTKIHLVCDGRARPLAFVLTGGQVADTSVFTCVLDEIRVPGRGQARTRPDRVLADKGYPSKKNRAWLRERGIKATIPERADQIEKRQKRPGRPIDFGNEQRERYKGRNVIERCFNAVKQWRGLASRFDKTARSYAAGIYLSATLQWI; encoded by the exons ATGTCGAGAGGTGTCATCACCGACGAGGTCTGGGAGCTGAACGGGGACGTGTTCCCTGCGGTGAACACGAGGGGCCGCCCGCCGGTGGGCCGGCGCACGGTGGTTGAGGCGACCGCGTGGCGGTTCCGGACGGGGTCAGCATGGAGGGACCTGCCCGAGCGTTTCGGGAACTGGAACACGATCTACAAGAACTTCCGCCGATGGGCGACCGAGGGTGTCTGGGAGGACCTGCTCACCCATGTCCAGCGGCGGGCCTCGCTCGCGGGCGAGGTCGACTGGGTCGTGTCGGTGGATTCATCGATCGCGCGTGTGCATCAGCACGGTGCGACCCTGCCCCGGGG GGCACAGGGGGCTCCATCGAACTACAAGAGATCCGGGCCGGAGCCGTGTGACCACGCGATCGGCCGGTCACGAGGTGGTTTGACGACGAAGATCCACCTGGTCTGCGATGGGCGAGCTCGCCCGCTGGCGTTCGTGCTGACCGGTGGACAGGTCGCGGACACGAGCGTGTTCACCTGCGTGCTCGACGAGATCCGCGTCCCCGGGCGAGGCCAGGCGCGCACGAGGCCGGACCGGGTGCTCGCGGACAAGGGGTACCCGTCGAAGAAGAACCGTGCCTGGCTGCGCGAGCGCGGTATCAAGGCCACGATCCCCGAGCGCGCTGACCAGATCGAGAAGCGTCAAAAGAGGCCGGGCCGACCGATCGACTTCGGCAACGAGCAGCGGGAACGCTACAAAGGGCGCAACGTCATCGAACGATGCTTCAACGCAGTGAAGCAGTGGCGAGGGCTCGCTTCCCGGTTCGACAAGACCGCCCGCTCCTACGCGGCCGGAATCTACCTCTCCGCCACCCTCCAATGGATTTAG
- a CDS encoding P27 family phage terminase small subunit yields MAKDGTNRGGRRVRAGAKPEALNDKLAAGRPAARLATPTELDVFDLDGTDIGDGAVLAGESMPPPDEYLSAEQRDGKPLGADLVYRETWNWLDERGCTEFVSKRLIEQYAQAFARYVQCEQAISKFGLLGKHPTTGAAIASPFVAMSQSFGKQANVYWYEIFDIVRATCTTDYSGTTPGDEVMEQLLKASS; encoded by the coding sequence GTGGCCAAAGACGGCACCAACCGAGGCGGACGCAGAGTCCGTGCCGGGGCGAAACCCGAAGCGTTGAACGATAAACTCGCGGCAGGTCGCCCCGCCGCCCGCCTGGCCACACCGACCGAGCTCGATGTGTTCGATCTGGACGGCACCGATATCGGTGATGGGGCAGTGCTCGCTGGCGAGTCGATGCCGCCCCCGGATGAGTACCTTTCCGCCGAGCAACGCGACGGCAAACCACTGGGTGCGGACCTGGTGTACCGGGAGACGTGGAACTGGCTGGATGAACGCGGCTGCACTGAGTTCGTCTCCAAACGCTTGATTGAGCAGTACGCGCAGGCGTTCGCCCGCTACGTCCAGTGCGAGCAGGCGATTTCCAAGTTCGGTCTGCTCGGCAAACACCCCACCACGGGCGCTGCGATCGCCAGCCCGTTTGTGGCCATGTCGCAGTCGTTCGGCAAGCAGGCCAACGTGTACTGGTACGAGATCTTCGACATCGTGCGCGCCACCTGCACCACCGACTACTCCGGCACCACACCAGGCGATGAGGTCATGGAGCAGCTGCTGAAAGCCTCCTCCTAG